In the genome of Candidatus Eisenbacteria bacterium, the window ATCTTCCGCTGGCCCCGGGTCGACTCATGCCTCTCATGAAGACTGCCCACGTCAAACAATGGATTCGGTCGGTCATCGGCGACCGGGGTGCGACTTGGATTCATGCAACTCGCTTCGCGCTCAAGAATCCGTGGGCCTGGGAGCTGGAGATGGACTTCCTTCCCGAATTCCTGCGTTCCGGCGATGTCGCCGTAGACGTCGGCGCCAACAGCGCCGATTGGACATCGGTGTTCTCGCGGCGCGTCGGCCCCACCGGTCATGTCTTCTCGTTCGAGGCGGACCCGTACTACGCCGACGTCACCGCGAAGACGATCCAGATCCTCGGACTTCGTAATGTCCGGTTCTTCCCCTTCGGTCTATCGGATCGAAAGAGCGAGGCCTGGCTGGAGGTCGTAGACACCTGGAACACCCGAGTGTCGGGGACCGGCCGGGTGCTCGAGCCGAGTGAAGAATCCACGGTCAGCGCCGAACGGCGCGTATCCATCCGACTCGAATCCCTGGACGACCTCGCGCAATCCCACCCCGAACTCTGGAAGACCCGCATCATCAAAGCCGACGTCGAGGGGTCGGAGCTCATGGTATTCCGTGGAGCACGGCGCGTGATCGAGAAGTCTCGGCCGATCTGCATCCCGGAGCTCGATTGGCCGCAGGTGGGTGGCTACGTGCAGAAGGACGTCATCGACTTCTTCCTGGCCCTCGGCTACGAAAGCTACGTCGCCGTCACCTCGACGTTGCTGCGCCCTTCGCACGAGGCGGGCGCCATCCCCGAAGGGCCGCGGTCCAACCGCATCATGATCCCGCGGGAGCTTCCACTGCCGGGTTCCGTGCAGGTCGAGGCCGGCGCACATCCCGCGTGATCGAGGCATGATCCAGCCCCTCCGCAGCCCGGAAGACGCGGCGAGAGAGTTCGATCGGTGACGTCGCTTCGCCGAAACGCCATCGCCAACGTCCTGGGTCGCTCGGTGACGGCCGCGCTCTGGGTGGTGGCCACGCCTTTCGTTCTCGATCGGCTCGGAGCCGAGCGCTTCGGCATCTGGGCGCTGTTCTTTGCGTTCAGTGGTTACCTGACCACGTTCAATCTCGGGATCGGCAACACCATGATCCGCTTCATCGCCGCCGAGCGCGCTTCGGAAGACCGCCTGGCGGTCCGCCGCACCCTCGGGCGCGGCCTG includes:
- a CDS encoding FkbM family methyltransferase, encoding MDFLPEFLRSGDVAVDVGANSADWTSVFSRRVGPTGHVFSFEADPYYADVTAKTIQILGLRNVRFFPFGLSDRKSEAWLEVVDTWNTRVSGTGRVLEPSEESTVSAERRVSIRLESLDDLAQSHPELWKTRIIKADVEGSELMVFRGARRVIEKSRPICIPELDWPQVGGYVQKDVIDFFLALGYESYVAVTSTLLRPSHEAGAIPEGPRSNRIMIPRELPLPGSVQVEAGAHPA